GTTCCACTTAGCCCCTTTGACAGTATTGCTTACTCACTCACTCGGGTCCAATAAGTCTTCATATtaactttgcttttttttgttttgcaggaagGATTTTGCAATGCAGGAACTCAAAGAGGAGGTTGTGCGATTAGGAGTTGAGCTCTCACTATCTATTGCTGCATCGATGTTCTTGCTGTGTGATGACATTCATACTTTATTATGGTTCTGCTTTAAGTTATGGAGAGGTGTAATACCGTACCGGAATCCCGTGTTAGAAAGGCTGCTTCGTGTTATTCATTATATCTACTTAAAAGATATTAAACCGAAGAATGGAGTGTATCAGGATGGTGGCAAATCGGTCCAATGGGAATTGATCAGAAACACATGGAAGGATTTTTCTGACGGAATCATAGTTTTGCATCGCCTGGATATGGTTCTCAGAAAAAAAGATTGCTCCTTTGATGACAAACTATTATCATCGGCTATTAGAAAATACAAGCAAGAAGTGCTGAAGAAGCTAGAGGATAGTTTGAGTTCCGCTGAGGATGTTTCAGAGGCGCATGGGTTTGCCAGGGAGACGTTAGAGTCTAACATTTTTGACTTGTGGAAATCTCTATTTGATGAAGAACCAACACCCAAAGTGGTAAGGACTAGGATTCTTAGCGACCTGTTTACACCTATTTTGGGCAAACCGCATAGCGAGATACAGGCACTCCCCGTATGTTCTCCTTACATTCTAGGGTTAGTAGTTCCACTTAGCCCCTTTGACAGTATTGCTTACTCACTCACTCGGGTCAAAAACCTtcatattgacttttttttttttgttttgcaggaagGATTTTGCAATGCAGGAACTGAAAGAGGAGGTTGTGCGACTAGGAGTTGAGCTATCACTATTTATAGCGGAATCGATGTTTTTGCTGTGTGATAACATTCGTATGATGTTACGGTTCTGCTATAGACTATGGATGGATGCAAAAAGGGACTTGATTGGTGATAGTCCCGTGGTGGAAAGGCTGCTCCGTGTTATTCATTATGTCTACACAAAAGATATCAAACCGAAGAATGGAGTTTATCAGAATGGTGGCAACAATTCGGCCCATTGGGGANNNNNNNNNNNNNNNNNNNNNNNNNNNNNNNNNNNNNNNNNNNNNNNNNNNNNNNNNNNNNNNNNNNNNNNNNNNNNNNNNNNNNNNNNNNNNNNNNNNNNNNNNNNNNNNNNNNNNNNNNNNNNNNNNNNNNNNNNNNNNNNNNNNNNNNNNNNNNNNNNNNNNNNNNNNNNNNNNNNNNNNNNNNNNNNNNNNNNNNNNNNNNNNNNNNNNNNNNNNNNNNNNNNNNNNNNNNNNNNNNNNNNNNNNNNNNNNNNNNNNNNNNNNNNNNNNNNNNNNNNNNNNNNNNNNNNNNNNNNNNNNNNNNNNNNNNNNNNNNNNNNNNNNNNNNNNNNNNNNNNNNNNNNNNNNNNNNNNNNNNNNNNNNNNNNNNNNNNNNNNNNNNNNNNNNNNNNNNNNNNNNNNNNNNNNNNNNNNNNNNNNNNNNNNNNNNNNNNNNNNNNNNNNNNNNNNNNNNNNNNNNNNNNNNNNNNNNNNNNNNNNNNNNNNNNNNNNNNNNNNNNNNNNNNNNNNNNNNNNNNNNNNNNNNNNNNNNNNNNNNNNNNNNNNNNNNNNNNNNNNNNNNNNNNNNNNNNNNNNNNNNNNNNNNNNNNNNNNNNNNNNNNNNNNNNNNNNNNNNNNNNNNNNNNNNNNNNNNNNNNNNNNNNNNNNNNNNNNNNNNNNNNNNNNNNNNNNNNNNNNNNNNNNNNNNNNNNNNNNNNNNNNNNNNNNNNNNNNNNNNNNNNNNNNNNNNNNNNNNNNNNNNNNNNNNNNNNNNNNNNNNNNNNNNNNNNNNNNNNNNNNNNNNNNNNNNNNNNNNNNNNNNNNNNNNNNNNNNNNNNNNNNNNNNNNNNNNNNNNNNNNNNNNNNNNNNNNNNNNNNNNNNNNNNNNNNNNNNNNNNNNNNNNNNNNNNNNNNNNNNNNNNNNNNNNNNNNNNNNNNNNNNNNNNNNNNNNNNNNNNNNNNNNNNNNNNNNNNNNNNNNNNNNNNNNNNNNNNNNNNNNNNNNNNNNNNNNNNNNNNNNNNNNNNNNNNNNNNNNNNNNNNNNNNNNNNNNNNNNNNNNNNNNNNNNNNNNNNNNNNNNNNNNNNNNNNNNNNNNNNNNNNNNNNNNNNNNNNNNNNNNNNNNNNNNNNNNNNNNNNNNNNNNNNNNNNNNNNNNNNNNNNNNNNNNNNNNNNNNNNNNNNNNNNNNNNNNNNNNNNNNNNNNNNNNNNNNNNNNNNNNNNNNNNNNNNNNNNNNNNNNNNNNNNNNNNNNNNNNNNNNNNNNNNNNNNNNNNNNNNNNNNNNNNNNNNNNNNNNNNNNNNNNNNNNNNNNNNNNNNNNNNNNNNNNNNNNNNNNNNNNNNNNNNNNNNNNNNNNNNNNNNNNNNNNNNNNNNNNNNNNNNNNNNNNNNNNNNNNNNNNNNNNNNNNNNNNNNNNNNNNNNNNNNNNNNNNNNNNNNNNNNNNNNNNNNNNNNNNNNNNNNNNNNNNNNNNNNNNNNNNNNNNNNNNNNNNNNNNNNNNNNNNNNNNNNNNNNNNNNNNNNNNNNNNNNNNNNNNNNNNNNNNNNNNNNNNNNNNNNNNNNNNNNNNNNNNNNNNNNNNNNNNNNNNNNNNNNNNNNNNNNNNNNNNNNNNNNNNNNNNNNNNNNNNNNNNNNNNNNNNNNNNNNNNNNNNNNNNNNNNNNNNNNNNNNNNNNNNNNNNNNNNNNNNNNNNNNNNNNNNNNNNNNNNNNNNNNNNNNNNNNNNNNNNNNNNNNNNNNNNNNNNNNNNNNNNNNNNNNNNNNNNNNNNNNNNNNNNNNNNNNNNNNNNNNNNNNNNNNNNNNNNNNNNNNNNNNNNNNNNNNNNNNNNNNNNNNNNNNNNNNNNNNNNNNNNNNNNGCCTTGTCTTGTTTCTCAGAGCAGGAGAAATATGTGGACGAGAGTTTATGTCTAGTATTAAAGAAGAGGTGGAGAAGGTAGGGGAGAAGTTGTTGTTTGTGAAGGCTGTTTCTGAGGCGAATGGGTTTGCGAGGGATGTGATGGAGTCAAACTTTTTGGACTTATGGAAATCTCTCTTTGACAAAGAAGCCAAGGAAGCAACACTGACTCTGAAAGCGATAAAGAATGGGATCCTTCGTGACTTGTTTCTCCCTCTATATAACGAAGCACCATAGCGATTGCAGAGAACTCAAAACAATCTCATCTAACTTAAGTTACGTATGCACACATTTTTACTCATTTAGTAAATGTATATCTTTCATTTTTACTTATTTCAtcttaatttcactttttcatTTCACTTAAATTCACAATTGTCAAGCTTCAACGTGTGTAGTTAGAACGTAGTTAGAACGAGAGAGAAACTCCTAAACTTTTACAaactttaaaagtaaaaaaaaaaaaaaaaaaaaaattactcgaatgttatccaaaagttggtttattactcatatctataaatcaCAATTTACCCATTAGatttagtttttcgattttgagtaaaaaaaataaaaaaaaaatacacatcagcaaattaaaatacacatcattttttattttccacgttactaaacagtttttttttagaatcgACATACAATTGACTGATATAGCTaagttatcgacataaacggctgacttatgaaatatttgtaaattagaattattataactcaaaattaaaatatagaatgaaaaaaatgaatattacaatcattataaaatataataagtaataattatagacaaagattgatttttacacagtctgatcgaaatgtgtaaaacattcaaaacatgacatttaggggttaaggttagggttagggttagggtttgaggtgtagggttcatatttccaacattatgggttttaatataacagtttggttttggttatattgtgtttggtttaaggtggtaatttggatatactaatatgataaccatttgaaaatttaaaaatttttaaaattacttttcggttatttccggttatgggtcggttagatgaatatataaccataaataatctaaatgttatccaaattaggtcgattaacttaatataaccgatagcaagccaaatataaccgtaattaaccgaaaataatagaaaaaatagtttccagtttggttcggtttggtcggttatttagtcattctaatttgagggttgactgagttatggtaaagttatggctgagttatgcaacggatatattaatttatttatataccttctcgagaatacaaaaagtgttgttggggagacgcaaacaataattatgtttattgttaagaaccacacacgtaataaatgagattttagcgattttttatttaaaaggaattcaaaatttgaatttgaattttttaatttttttttaataaaagtatttctcaaacaattgactgatatggctgagttatcgacataaacggctgaattatgaaatatttgtaaattagaattattataactcaaaattaaaatatataatgaaaaaataaatattacaatcattataagcaataaaaattaataattatagacaaagattgatttttacacaatctgatcaaaatgtgtaaaacattcaaaacatgatatttaggggttagggttagggttagggttagggtttcaGGTTTatggttcatatttccaacagtatgggttttaatataacagtttggttttggttatattgtgtttgatttaaggtggtaatttggatatactaatatgataaccatttgaaaatttaaaaatttttgaaattacttttcggttatttccggttatggatctgttagatgaatatataaccataaataatccaaatgttatccaaattagatcgattaacttaatataaccaaTAGCAAGCcaaatataaccgtaattaaccgaaaataatggaaaaaatagtttctggtttggttcggtttggtcggttatttagtcattctaatttgagggttggctgagttatcgtttagggtcttctcaataatatgaaaacgtattcttctttctttcctgaGTCTTTTGTtatgtcagattcctaataagtattaaaacatctctcgatgtcacaaaaagtgttgttagggaagcgcaaaaaatcactaattttgtgtctgctcaaatccacacgcataataaattcataaagtgagctttttatcacaagatattattgcaaataattaaataattattattcgaatttagaattttatttttctaaaagtatttctctaacaattgaatattaaaattattataactcaaaatttaaatttagaatggaaatatgtctattattaggttaactgatggtttcccgccaaaatatcgctttacggctgagttataattattacgggaaaacgaaaggtcatgtgacgactgagttatagtgagttatggctgagttatcacaagaaacaatctgaaagaaatggatgatatatatgactttacggctgagttataatatttacgggaaaacgaaagttcatgtgacggctgagttatagtgagttgtggctgagttatcacaagaaacaatttgaaagtaaatgaatgatatatatgacttgacggctgagttataatatttacaggaaaacgaaaggtctcgtcgattcatgttacaactgagttatagtgttttatggctgagttatcacaagaaacaatttgaaagtaaatgaatgatatatatgacttgacggctgagttataatatttacaggaaaacgaaaggtctcgtcgattcatgtgacggctgagttatagtgatttataaatccttAATGACTGATATatcggagtcgtcgaaaacATTAAATCGGGTCaaaaattcatcgtcttcttcttcgtcatatGGTACTtcgacaacttcttcttcttcttagttttctttgtcaacgatcttaccataatcaaaacaagtgtcttcaaatcccccaccgtaTGTACACTTCGTATGTAGATTCTACTTTCGAGTCACTAATTGgccgaatcatacttcctctagctccactagtttatgtagactctttcgccgaaaactctacacagagacgtagctgatcaGTTTTCCATAGctccaaaaaacattgcaattgtcgatcattggagaaaaaactggtggagtatcatgcgccatatGTTTCAGTGacttgttcgagaacatgtagctcagctttagctcatggctaaacgcgtccaatcggtagtcttcaagaacaagcttcacaagcttgtcgtgtgttgtgcctccatctatctgcacaactatacaccctctattgtcggtgttaaatacatatctctgtgtctttacccaattaccggaaacaaatagaaccggaactggatccatgaaagaaaaagaagaacaaggtgaagaagaagtagaagaagaaggtgaagaagaaggtgaagaaaaagtaaaagaacaaggtgaagaagaagtagaaaaacAAGTAGaataagaaggtaaatagttcacttattaaccagttgaagaacaagagtcgaacgacgtttcgtatttccggagaaaaaaaatgatgacatggaatgctgacatggatgttgcgtccgacgtggcaagtcagccatcaaacaaataataactcagcctaaataaaactcagccatcaaacaaattataactcagtcacaacatgaaaaacattacagtaattaaaaagcaaaaaaattgctgccaaattcagccgcttcatcaactaaaaatatgtaactcagccgtatcgtttaataagtcagctgtaactgaataacattctagtaattaatcttttgctattaagtcagccgtcaaatggctgagttgtacgataagtcagcctatcacggctgagttatagtttttttgcataactcagccttaacaacatctcataagtcagccgtttttcataactcagccagtcgaAAAATGGTAACTCAGctgtgtcgtagtgataactcagccaaaattttgacaactcaaccattggGTGAAAACccagccgtaaggacggctgagttagagcataactcagccagattttgataagtcagccgtaacgcttggctgagttatgctctaactcagccgtccgctcttactcaaatgtttttcccataactcagccgcaatatacctataactcagccgcaacatacctttGTAAggcgttatggctgagttatggtacaCGTCAGCGTTTTCTGACGTAGCGTCTGACGTGACAAtatcatttttgtaattacgttttttccggtaacataaaacaagggcacgctggatattttgaaaatactcaaatattctagtaataaaatctttgtttgtagattctggtaatattacctaatttgAATAACATCTGAGTaaatcacccaaaaaaaatcttacagaagaacaatgaaaaaggaaaaaaaatggtgTTCGTAGTCTTCATCTCCAGTTCAATCTTCATCTTCTGATGAAGAGAGTGAAGTTTGAATACTTCAAGTAAGACATAACCATATATGATAAGTACCCTCTTATTGTGCATTTTAAACggaattatatgaatatatgtaaaaaaatttcccTCCATAAGTTCCGAGAATGGTTTGTGGGTGAGGAATTTCTCAATGCCTGATGTAAGTAGCCTTACTTTGATCCTTATAACACTTTCAAATGCTATCAATAACAATCACAAGTGCATGTTTTGTTTAGGAAGACTATGCAAGGACAAGACTACGGAGGCATTGATTTGGGTGTTTCTGTAGCTAATTTATACAGTGCGACAACCCAATGAGTTGTATGTTCATCCTTTGTGCTGAGGTAAAGCAAGTCATGTATGTATTTTGGTTAAAGAGTGAAGGGCTTAGGATTTAAAGGAGGTCTTACAATAGACTTGTGTAAATATTTTGTGTAGTTGCAAGCTCTTTCTTGTTACGTTTTAGCTCTTTTGttcccaaatattttttattaaaactgtTTATGTTTGGATTATATCAAATTTTGCTCTTGTGATAtcatttttgttcaaaattccaccaaaattattataaaaacaaattccaCCAACAACGAAAACGCTAACAATTTTATGAATCaaagcaaaactataaaaatatagtaagtTGCTTTCGTAATGGTCTTATTAAGCATCATTAGCTACCATCTTGGCGTGTACCCCCAACTCTCGCTTGGCTGTCAGATGagttaaaaattatttcttataatcCCAACAACTACTCTTTTAGAATCATTTAATTTCCAACAATGTATACCCATTTCTagataaaacttacaaaacttGTAGACCATTACATGACTTATATAGTATGTTTTTGGCtagatttagttataattttaagttttaccATTTTAGATAGCCGTGTTACCTACTATTTTTcgttctattaaaaaaatatatatatatatatatatatatatatatatatgtctagaTGAAAAGTTTCATATACTATGAGCTTTAAAAGTCTTGCAAAACAAACTTTGCAACTGTACTTGTatctagaaaaaaagaaaacgagatttcgattctcttttttttttttttttctaaatatttcgATCCTCTTGATGAACCCAtaaaaccaagaagaaaaaacaacacTCTGATAATTGTAAAAATTTGTTGATCATCTTATTCCATTATTGATTGAGTCTCTAACTGATTGAAACTGCCTctgaaaaaacttattttatcaccatctttattttatcattGTAAACATTTTCTTCTAATAGTTTAACGACAATATTTCACAATAGATGAAGATTTATGCAacatttaattttcatatttcatCTACATCAAACTTTAAAGGTTTGGTTTTccttaaaatatttagttaattagtagtatgaaaataataaaataaatcctttaacaaaaaaaagatgaaaagatataaaattgTAATTCAGAAATGCCATTGGatgtttgatattaaaaaaagaaatgttgaatGACCAAACGTATCtgatttacaaagaaaaaagtacCAAACAACATTTTGCCccctttttacttttaattagttGAGTAGAGACACAATAAACCCAGTTCTCTTAACCATGCCCATTAAACCGAATTTAACCACCCTAATAGCCTTTTTCATTCTTGCTCTCTACGCAATCCCATTGCCTTCCTCTCTATCTTCTATTGCTACAACTATCATAACCAATTCCCAACTCGGAGCATTAACAATACATTCAACATTCTTTGGATACAGACactaccatcatcatcatcatcaccaccatgaGCCAAGAAAACGTTGTGAGAAATGGACTTCAAGGCTTACACACCAATACAAGACTTCTCttgtgttgattgttgatttGCATGGGTGCCGTAACTTAAGCAACGTTCAAAGTGCCATTGATGCTGTCCCTGATTTAAGCCCTTCCAAGACTCTCATCATCGTAAATTCGGGTTCTTATGGGTCCTATCTTCAACtccaaactcttttcttttcccctCTCCTCTCTATTGATCAATAAttcttccatatatatatatatatatatattcttgtgtaatatgataaatatttagtGACATATATTCTTGTGtaatatggtatatatatttagtaacGTTTGAGTTAACGTTCGATGTAAGCAAGCAGGGAAAAAGTTACGTTTTAATGAAAACAAGACAAATATTGTTCTTCAAGGAAGAGGATATCAAAACACATCCATAGAATGGAATGACACAGCAAAATCCGCAGGAATTAGGTACGAATCAAGCTTCTTTCTCCGTGATTCTAGTTGTGGCTCTGTGTGCCATTACTCTACTGAGGCCAGGGCAATCCGAAGTGCTCATTACAAAATGCTTGTCATCACTTGTGAACGTTGAAGGTTGCGTAACTGAAATCTACAAATCAGTTTTCACAAGAAAGTTTGGTAATGTTGGACCAATATTGTGTTGCAAGGCGTTTTCGGATGTGGATGCCAAATGCTGGCCACAAATTTTTCCGCTAAATCCGTTCTTCCCTCCTCTTCTCAAGAATGAATGTTCTCGCATCAATGGAGCTGCTCCTACGCACAAGTGAGGTAGCTATCAGGACCATTATTCACAATATAAGTTTAGGCCTTTTATAAGCTTATAGTTTTAACTATTCAAGAATTTTCCCAATTCCAAAAAATGTGGTAGGTTGCTTTGTTCTAGGTTTTCAATTCGACAATTATCAAGTGTTCTGACTTAACAGGctttcatttattatttaacaCTCTAAATTAAAGGAATGTGTTGAAATCGCAGTAATGTTTATAAGCCATCAACATTTTGCTTTTGCCACATTGGAAAAATCAGTAGGCCTTTGATTCTACGGATTCTCTACTATTCGTGTGTGGTTTTCTTCTTACCCAAGAAAACGAAATGTCTTAGTTGAATCCATGATCTACTTCCTATAAGGCTTCTTTTATGTCTCTTATACGTAGCAGAAGACTCTCTCCGATTAGAGTctgaaacaataacaaacaccTCTGCTTTTTTCCGACCACTACTgtgtaaattttaaaactaaagaaCTGATGGAGGGtttattagaaaacaaaccctttccaaaaataggcGTATGCCGCTTAAATGCAGAGAAGACACGGCGGTATTCTTTAGTAAAAGGCGAAAGAATAGTTCGCTTTGTCTTCACTGCACGGCTCCGTAAGTCTTTAAAGCCCGTTCTTGGGTCTTTATTTATACTACAGTTCACTTACTCTTCTTAAGTCTTGAGACCGATCTGGGATAATAGCAAATTAGTTAGCAACTTGATGGGGTGATCTGGGCTTTAAAGCCCGTGGAGATTAAACCCAATTATAATGCTTATGTTATCAGCCATGTCGGAGCTATAATGAGAGAGGAATGAATCCCATTCCCTTGTTCGATCGATAAGCTAAAATCGAGATGCTCGTATCGTAATCCTAGGCTCTCGGCTCCTTATCTGTTTTAGTAAATTGTGGTTTAAGCTAAATTGAGAGACAATGTTTGTCATCGCTCGGCAACACTGAAGGTTGCATAAAAGAAATCCACAAATCAGTTTTCACAGGAAAGTTTGATAATGTTGGACTAATGTGCTGCAAGAAGTTTTCGGCTATGGATGCGAAATGTTGGCCAAAAATATTTCCGCTAAATCCGTTCTTCCCTCTTCTCAAAAGTGAATGTTCTCGCATTAATGGAGCTGCTCCAACATACAAGTGAAGTATAGCTTAACCgctaaaaaatctttaaatttggGTTATCATAGCGTATTAGCGTTTACGTTCATGGAATATATTCACGAGTATGGTTTGGTTGTTATCATTGttagtaaaaatttatattcaaGTTGCTAGCATGATCTTTACAACTTTGATATCTATATTCAAAACtatttattcttaaaaatgttTACAATTTCAAGTGTCAGTGACTAAAAGTCAAACTGAATGAACTACAAAAGAAATttcgagaaaagaaaaattctctACCTCTATTGGTCATTTCGTCGAGCAACTTTAtgttcatacaaaaaaaatcaaccaggGTTAAGGGCCTGTCTCCTTAGAAATCAAGGAAACAGAGGTACGAGCCTATAGAACAGATCCTGTTCAAGTAAGGTTGCGACTAACGTTGCTCTCTCAACGTTATATATACAACTACTGTTTGTCCTAGATGAGCGATGTGGGATGTCTCTACTCTTGTAATGTGAATAACACGAAGCAGCCTTTCTAATACGGGATTCCGAAGTTCCTCCTTATGCCAATGTCTTGTAATGTGAATTGAGTTCCATTAACACGAAGCAGCCTTTCTAATACATTCTTATGTTCTTAAAATTACCAAAGTTCTCCTGCACATTCCAATTGCCCATTCTTGTCAACCAAAGTACCCATGTGCGTGTGATCTGTTCATAAAGACATGATTTCTATCCATATTATCagtaaatcaaataaagaaagcaTGAACGAGTGAGGCCTTGAACAAATGCACACGAGGATTGGAAGAGGTTGCTTccagttgtaacttgtaagtaacTCTCTATCAAACTTCTCTCCTTGAAGCTCGTTCGTCTATGTTTTTCATCAAGGCTCTGCACATACGTGAGTAAGTGTGACTGGTGTTACTCgtgatttacattttttatattcagaaggaaaaacaaatagACTTGCCTTTTCTGTTTCTGCAgtctgaaaagtgaaaacagaaCCCATACATTAGGGTGTAGTTTCTTGTGGAAACTGGCTCGATGGTCTCATCTCCACTCATGCAACACCAGAGAAGAGTCAGAATACCAAGAGTTTGGATTCAAGATATGATTTGCCAAAAAGATAGCCtcaaaaaaagatatttctaaTCAACTGTAAGCCATGTGAACTTCTGATCCAACTGATTACACTCAATAGAATCAGGTCAGGTGAGTCAATGTACGCAACATTTAAGCATCGATGCCTTATATCTATTGCATGCGTTGTGTTTCCATCATTTTTCTCTGTTGCATATAAACCAGTTTTTAATCTTGATGTGTATTGTTTTCCTTACGCATTGCATCAGCTCTAACATGACCAAAATGTATTCTCACCTCCATTCTCATGACTGTGATCAGCCTTTTCTTAACTTACTTCTACAACCCGCTTTAGCTTCACCTCGGTGTGATCCTCATTCAGAACTCTAggaacaaaaacacaaaaagaaacatcTTCTCTTATGTTTTCGTTTCCCATGACCTCATCGTTCTCATCGTTCTCATCGTACATGTTGTATAACATCATCAATATTAACCGAAACTCCCGGAAACAAATCATATCAGAAGAAAACCAAACTGGGaatcaataagaaaacagaacatggAGCAGAACAGAGAAGCAAGCAAAACTGAGTAGTTAGAACGAGAGAGAAAGTGGGGAGAGTCTGAATACGGGGAGTCTTCCACGTGTGATAAGAATTCACACGTGTGTGGTtagaacgagagagagaaactcCTAAACTTTTACAaactttaaaagtaaaaaaaaaaatcttacag
The sequence above is drawn from the Camelina sativa cultivar DH55 chromosome 4, Cs, whole genome shotgun sequence genome and encodes:
- the LOC104784261 gene encoding uncharacterized protein LOC104784261, which gives rise to MESTSGALHPLAAGSFIYFPGGTSSSGKEGMKEEVVRLGVELSLSIAESMFLLSDDIYTLLWFCYKLWRDVIPYQNPVLERVLRVIHYIHSKEIKPKNGVYQEGGKSVQWELIRNTWKDFSDGIIVLHRLDMLLRRKDCSFSERLLLSAFEKYKQQVLHKLEDKLKPAKHVSEAHGFARETLQSNIFYLWNSLFHEEAIPKVVRLRILSDLFTPILGKPVHSEIQALPVCSPYILGKDFAMQELKEEVVRLGVELSLSIAASMFLLCDDIHTLLWFCFKLWRGVIPYRNPVLERLLRVIHYIYLKDIKPKNGVYQDGGKSVQWELIRNTWKDFSDGIIVLHRLDMVLRKKDCSFDDKLLSSAIRKYKQEVLKKLEDSLSSAEDVSEAHGFARETLESNIFDLWKSLFDEEPTPKVVRTRILSDLFTPILGKPHSEIQALPVCSPYILGKDFAMQELKEEVVRLGVELSLFIAESMFLLCDNIRMMLRFCYRLWMDAKRDLIGDSPVVERLLRVIHYVYTKDIKPKNGVYQNGGNNSAHWG